In one Ralstonia pickettii genomic region, the following are encoded:
- a CDS encoding biotin-independent malonate decarboxylase subunit beta, with protein sequence MSRNPIERDSFIERDARRRAIALLDPGTFRELLDPFEQLTSPWLPRQGIVTQADDGVVVARGTLGGHPAVVLAIEGAFQGGSMGEVSGAKIAGALELAVEDNRNGIPTRAVIVFETGGVRLQEANLGLAAIAEIHAGIRALREYGPVIGITAGVVGCFGGMSIAAGLCSYLLMTREARLGLNGPQVIEQEAGIEEYDSRDRPFIWSLTGGEQRAATGLADVCIEDDSVTIRAQVIEWLRAGAPARQRSEQIDHYLAQLAAVDTSRQATAEDVRAHYAKDVA encoded by the coding sequence ATGTCACGCAACCCGATTGAACGCGACAGCTTTATCGAACGCGACGCGCGCCGACGCGCGATTGCGCTGCTCGACCCCGGCACCTTCCGTGAGCTGCTGGACCCGTTCGAACAATTGACCTCGCCGTGGCTGCCGCGTCAGGGCATCGTCACGCAGGCCGATGATGGCGTCGTGGTGGCGCGCGGCACGCTGGGCGGGCATCCCGCGGTGGTGCTCGCCATTGAAGGCGCCTTCCAGGGCGGCAGCATGGGCGAAGTGTCCGGCGCCAAGATTGCGGGCGCGCTGGAGCTGGCGGTGGAAGACAACCGCAACGGTATTCCCACACGCGCCGTCATCGTCTTCGAAACGGGCGGCGTGCGGCTTCAGGAAGCCAACCTGGGCCTGGCCGCCATTGCTGAAATCCACGCAGGCATCCGTGCTTTGCGCGAGTACGGGCCGGTGATCGGCATCACCGCAGGCGTGGTCGGCTGCTTTGGCGGCATGAGCATCGCTGCAGGCCTGTGCAGCTACCTGCTGATGACGCGCGAAGCACGCCTCGGCCTGAACGGCCCGCAGGTGATCGAGCAGGAAGCCGGCATTGAAGAATACGACTCGCGCGATCGCCCCTTCATCTGGAGCCTCACCGGAGGCGAACAACGCGCCGCCACCGGCTTGGCCGATGTCTGCATCGAAGACGATTCCGTCACGATCCGCGCGCAGGTGATCGAGTGGCTGCGTGCCGGCGCACCCGCGCGCCAGCGCAGCGAGCAGATCGACCACTACCTCGCCCAACTTGCCGCTGTCGACACGTCGCGCCAAGCCACCGCAGAAGATGTGCGCGCGCACTACGCAAAGGACGTCGCATGA
- the mdcE gene encoding biotin-independent malonate decarboxylase subunit gamma, with protein sequence MSQNELSTRGATWMRALAVGTPVPGYGSTLQVVDAALAGQPARYIAVVPDAENRFPRARNGEVGLVEGWQLARAVRDAMRADAGQEKKRAIVAVIDVASQAYGRREEAYGIHLALAAAADAYAAARLAGHPVIGLIVGRAMSGALLAHGYQANRLLALDDADVMVHAMGKAAAARVTLRSVADLERLAQEIPPMAYDIASFASLGLLWKLLKVKSADAPDAGDVDTVQTALAAALADITADPSRGLESRLGAPLRSASSEVRKRLREQWNAQPEGA encoded by the coding sequence ATGAGCCAGAACGAACTTTCCACGCGCGGCGCGACCTGGATGCGCGCGCTCGCCGTCGGCACACCGGTGCCGGGTTACGGCAGCACGCTGCAAGTCGTCGATGCCGCGCTCGCGGGTCAGCCGGCTCGCTACATCGCCGTCGTGCCCGATGCCGAGAACCGCTTCCCCCGCGCACGCAACGGTGAAGTCGGCCTCGTCGAAGGCTGGCAGCTTGCGCGTGCCGTGCGCGATGCCATGCGTGCCGATGCAGGGCAGGAAAAGAAGCGCGCCATCGTCGCCGTCATCGATGTGGCAAGCCAAGCCTACGGCCGCCGCGAGGAGGCCTACGGCATCCACCTCGCGCTGGCTGCAGCGGCGGACGCCTACGCTGCCGCACGCTTGGCCGGCCACCCCGTCATCGGCCTCATCGTCGGTCGCGCCATGTCGGGCGCATTGCTCGCGCACGGCTACCAGGCCAATCGCCTGCTCGCCCTGGACGATGCCGACGTGATGGTGCACGCGATGGGCAAGGCCGCAGCCGCGCGCGTAACGCTACGCTCCGTGGCCGACCTGGAACGCCTCGCGCAAGAGATTCCGCCCATGGCATACGACATCGCCAGCTTCGCGTCGCTCGGTTTGCTGTGGAAACTGCTGAAGGTGAAGTCTGCCGACGCGCCAGATGCAGGCGACGTCGACACCGTGCAGACCGCACTCGCCGCAGCACTGGCCGACATCACAGCCGACCCATCACGCGGCCTGGAAAGCCGCCTGGGCGCACCGCTGCGCAGT